From the Cohaesibacter sp. ES.047 genome, one window contains:
- a CDS encoding DNA adenine methylase: protein MFEAVTLVKPVAAYIGGKSQLAKHIAGRINKIDHANYVEPFVGMGGIFFRRSERPKCEVINDISKDVITLFRILQRHYPQFLDTLKFQLTSRSEFERLKATDPDTLTDLERAARFLYLQRTSFAGKVGGRTYGVALRGARFDLTKIVPLLEDVHERLSGVTIECLPYADCIKRYDRPETLFYLDPPYWNCEDYYGKGIFGPEDFETLAEQLAGIKGRFLFSINDVPEIREIFSGFDIEEVTLSYTANDKGQKKAKELVIGN from the coding sequence ATGTTTGAGGCTGTCACTCTCGTCAAACCTGTTGCCGCCTATATTGGCGGCAAAAGCCAATTGGCCAAGCATATTGCAGGCCGCATCAACAAGATCGACCACGCCAATTATGTGGAACCCTTTGTTGGTATGGGCGGCATCTTCTTTCGGCGTTCGGAACGCCCCAAGTGCGAGGTGATCAACGACATCTCCAAAGATGTCATCACCCTGTTTCGGATCCTGCAGCGCCACTATCCGCAGTTCCTTGATACCCTCAAATTCCAGCTCACCAGCCGGTCAGAGTTCGAGCGGCTCAAGGCCACAGACCCGGACACGCTAACCGATCTGGAACGCGCCGCCCGGTTCCTTTATCTTCAGCGCACATCCTTTGCAGGCAAGGTGGGTGGCCGGACGTATGGCGTCGCACTGCGCGGAGCGCGGTTTGACCTGACCAAGATTGTCCCACTGCTGGAAGATGTTCACGAGCGCCTCAGCGGCGTCACCATCGAATGCTTGCCCTATGCCGACTGCATCAAACGCTACGACCGGCCCGAGACACTCTTCTATCTCGATCCGCCTTATTGGAACTGCGAGGACTATTACGGCAAGGGCATTTTCGGTCCGGAAGACTTCGAGACACTGGCCGAGCAATTGGCAGGGATCAAAGGGCGGTTTCTGTTCTCCATCAACGATGTGCCTGAAATCCGCGAAATCTTCTCAGGCTTTGATATCGAGGAAGTCACCCTCAGCTACACCGCCAACGACAAAGGGCAGAAGAAGGCCAAGGAATTGGTGATCGGGAATTGA
- a CDS encoding MerR family transcriptional regulator, with translation MQIAEAADRLGLSARSLRHYEQMGLMSPSRDQNGYRSYSAVDMRRAERVRDMIATGFSTREILAMAPCLTDEGAGACDDGLANLEHKLTQIDRLIADLQSRRQTTVERIDSFRGALSQHQNNARDPLHEPSDDSSISDRLPRRKR, from the coding sequence ATGCAAATTGCGGAAGCCGCTGACAGGTTGGGACTCAGTGCTCGAAGTCTGCGCCACTATGAGCAGATGGGGCTGATGTCGCCATCCCGAGACCAAAATGGTTACCGAAGCTATAGCGCGGTGGATATGAGACGGGCTGAGCGTGTTCGTGACATGATTGCTACCGGTTTCTCGACACGTGAAATTCTCGCGATGGCTCCGTGCCTGACCGATGAAGGAGCCGGGGCCTGTGATGACGGCCTTGCCAATCTGGAACATAAGCTCACGCAAATCGACCGTCTCATTGCTGATCTCCAGTCCAGAAGACAGACAACCGTCGAACGGATCGACAGTTTCCGGGGTGCCCTTTCGCAACACCAAAACAATGCGAGAGACCCGCTTCATGAACCCTCAGACGATAGTTCTATTTCTGATCGCCTTCCTCGTCGGAAGCGATGA